tccttcaaacccagtggggaaataaaaagaaaatgatgCAACGTATAATGATTATTGTCTCTTTTAACTCAATACGAGAAAGTTCATAGAGTTTAGAAGGTAATAAATATGTCACATATACTTTCTtaaaacagttttgctaaagcacatttaGATGTGTCATAAGTTGTGACACCCCGATAACTACGCTACAGTAATCTCCCATTGATGGTGCCAAGTCATCAATTTTAACCAAGCCAAACTGCCATTTGATAAAAATCAAtcattttcaaatttaaaataaagtcaaaattaATATTTCTTCAAACTGCAAAACTAAACTGTTCAtaattttgaaaatatttactaagtaattgtggtggagaaaccaacattttatAAGATGGTATAAttccctaaaacaattaaaacagggGCCAAAACAATATTCTAATTGctttttaaattatataaattctAATCTATTTCTTTTATCAACCTAACATTTTGTGGCAGTGCAAAATAATGCAATGATAACTATGTGACAAGTTGAACATTTTACAAAGATCATTTGGTGGCTCAATTTAATACAAAATAGACAACAACAAAAGAAAATGGAAAGGGCCTAGCTAATATTGTACTGGTGGGCTCTATGTACAACAGTGCTATGGCCCTGCCCAATGGGGTTCATCCCCTTCCTCTGTACAGGACAGagggcgtggcggccatccaccgGCTCCATTGCCGGCAGGGTGCACGCGCCGTCCATCCGCTACCTCCCCGCCGTCTATAAGACCATCCCGACGCCTAGACGAACCCTAGTCGTCCACTCCTTCCCCTCGCGCCGTTCTCTTCCTCCCCGCACACACCCGAACCACCACCGCCATGGCCGTCGTCATTCGCGCACTCCCCGTCATCCCCGAAGCATGAGGTCGTGCCCCTGGACTTCGCCGTCGCCCGCTACTTCCTCTACCGCCTCCCATTGAAGCTCGGCGCCACTACATCGCCTGCATCGAGTCAtcttccacctccggccgccgctcatCGCCGCTTCGATTTGTTGcctccaagccttccccgagcttgcTTTGCACCTCTACAGGTTCGCGGTGAGGTCCCCGACCGATTCCCCTCGTTCCCTAGTTCAATCCACCCCGTTAGGCGCCGCCCCTGTGCTCGTCCATGGCCACCATGGCCGGAGCCCGAGCTCCTGCATACATACTCTGCTGCTGCCTTCCCCTCACTATCGCGCCCTGCCTCACCTGGAGGCCCCTTCGGGCTGCCCGGGCGCTCGCTGGCCGGGCCGCCTGCAGACGTCCATGCCGCCCGAGGCACACCCCGCTACAGCCGCCGCTGCCGCACTCGTACTGCTGCTCTTGCCGCTGCCGCGGCTAGTACTGCTACTGCTGCCCGCTATGCACTACTGCTGCTCCTTGCGTGCTGCAACGCTGCCCCTCACCCGCATCGCCCGGCGCCGCTGCTCCCCTGCTGCTGCCGGCTGCGCGTCCCGCTTGCCCGTCGCCGCCGGCTTCGTCCATGGCCTCGACCAGTGCCGCGCAAGCAGGCTCACCCCTTCGCTGGCCGTGGCCTGGGCCAGTACCTAACGGGTCCAAGCCCAGTTTAATTAGAGGGGTAACCTCcccaattactccctccgtccaagaaAAGTTGTCCTCAGCACAGtgtatttacttttttgcaaaaagaCCCTCAGAGTCTTAAACCCGTCACGAATAACTCCATCTTCTTCCTTCGTGCTCCCCAGTCGCCCGCGCCTCGCAGCCATCGTCGGCTTcccacctgcgccgccgcccgcctggaCCTGCGCCGCGACGAACACCAGCGCCGCCCAGCGCGCGACCAACACCAGTGCCGCCGCCTGCAGCCCGCCTGGACGTGCGCCGACGCTTCCACCTGCGGCGCCCGCTGCGAAGGCAACCTGCGCCGGCGCCCGCCTCGAGCTGCGCCGCCAGCGCCGTTGAATCTCGCTGCAACGGTCGCCCACCTGCGCTGCCCGCGGTATCCCACCTG
The sequence above is drawn from the Triticum aestivum cultivar Chinese Spring chromosome 7A, IWGSC CS RefSeq v2.1, whole genome shotgun sequence genome and encodes:
- the LOC123153223 gene encoding vegetative cell wall protein gp1, producing the protein MGFIPFLCTGQRAWRPSTGSIAGRTNPSRPLLPLAPFSSSPHTPEPPPPWPSSFAHSPSSPKHEVVPLDFAVARYFLYRLPLKLGATTSPASSHLPPPAAAHRRFDLLPPSLPRACFAPLQVRVARASQPSSASHLRRRPPGPAPRRTPAPPSARPTPVPPPAARLDVRRRFHLRRPLRRQPAPAPASSCAASAVESRCNGRPPALPAVSHLRNHLRRPLPQTCASDFVRFGRRRRGQFRPLPPLMLLLPVGDADVDL